One segment of Syngnathus typhle isolate RoL2023-S1 ecotype Sweden linkage group LG9, RoL_Styp_1.0, whole genome shotgun sequence DNA contains the following:
- the tent5c gene encoding terminal nucleotidyltransferase 5C encodes MAAKGSTSAAVSALSWEQVSRLDEVLSEVVPVHGRGNFPTLEVSLKDIVARVRSSLALSGVSVKDVRLNGSTASHVLVCDLGWSYKDLDVIFRVDLPHESEFRLIRDVVLGTLLDFLPEGVNKEKITPATLKEAYVQKLVKVNTEQDRWSLISLSNNNGRNVELKFVDRIRRQFEFSVDSFQIVLDSVLAFYAAGDATVSMSPEHHPGVSGESVYGDFDEALGHLRDKLIATKRPEEIRGGGLLKYCNLLVRDFRPASEEEFKGLERYMCSRFFIDFPDIGEQQRKVEAYLHSHFVGEESSKYNYLMILRRVVNESTVCLMGHERRQTLHLISLMAFRVLAEQNAIPDASCVTCYYQPAPYVRDHNFSNYYVANQNIPTWLPCN; translated from the coding sequence ATGGctgccaaagggtcaacaaGTGCCGCTGTCAGCGCTCTATCGTGGGAGCAAGTGAGTCGCCTGGATGAGGTCTTGAGCGAGGTGGTGCCGGTCCATGGCCGCGGGAACTTCCCCACGCTGGAGGTGAGTCTGAAGGACATCGTGGCTCGAGTGCGCTCCAGCCTGGCTCTGAGCGGCGTCAGTGTGAAAGACGTGCGTCTGAACGGCTCTACGGCCAGCCACGTGCTGGTGTGCGACCTGGGCTGGAGCTACAAGGACCTGGACGTCATCTTCAGGGTGGACTTGCCGCACGAGTCGGAGTTCCGGCTCATCCGCGACGTGGTGCTGGGCACACTGCTGGACTTTCTGCCCGAGGGCGTCAACAAGGAGAAGATCACGCCAGCGACTCTCAAGGAGGCCTATGTGCAAAAGCTGGTCAAGGTCAACACAGAGCAAGACCGTTGGAGCCTCATCTCCTTGTCCAACAACAACGGCCGCAACGTCGAGCTCAAGTTTGTCGACCGCATTCGCCGCCAGTTCGAGTTCAGCGTCGACTCCTTCCAGATTGTCCTGGATTCGGTGTTGGCCTTCTACGCAGCCGGCGATGCCACAGTGTCCATGTCCCCCGAGCACCACCCAGGGGTGAGCGGTGAGAGCGTGTATGGCGACTTTGACGAGGCGCTGGGCCACCTGCGTGACAAGCTCATCGCCACCAAGCGGCCTGAGGAAATCCGTGGCGGCGGGCTGCTAAAGTACTGCAACCTTCTGGTGCGCGACTTTCGGCCCGCCAGTGAAGAAGAGTTCAAGGGCCTAGAACGCTACATGTGCTCGCGCTTCTTCATCGACTTCCCCGACATCGGCGAGCAGCAGCGCAAGGTGGAGGCATACCTTCACAGCCACTTTGTGGGCGAGGAGTCCAGCAAGTACAATTACCTCATGATCCTGCGCCGTGTGGTCAACGAAAGCACAGTCTGCCTCATGGGCCACGAACGGCGCCAGACTCTGCACCTCATCTCACTCATGGCGTTCCGCGTGCTCGCCGAGCAGAACGCCATACCCGACGCCTCCTGCGTCACCTGCTACTACCAGCCGGCGCCGTACGTACGCGACCACAATTTCAGCAACTACTACGTGGCCAATCAGAACATTCCCACGTGGCTGCCGTGCAACTGA